One genomic window of Medicago truncatula cultivar Jemalong A17 chromosome 1, MtrunA17r5.0-ANR, whole genome shotgun sequence includes the following:
- the LOC25482366 gene encoding bidirectional sugar transporter SWEET3, producing the protein MAETLRLAVAVIGNVASVSLYAAPIVTFKRVIRKKSTEEFSCIPYTIGLLNCLLFTWYGLPIVSNKWENFPLVTVNGVGIVLELAYVLIYFWYSSSKGKVKVAMIAIPILLVFCAIALASAFAFPDHSHRKQLVGSVGLGVSIAMYASPLVVMKKVIQTKSVEFMPLPLSLCSFLASVLWLTYGLLIRDIFVAGPSVIGTPLGILQLVLHCKYWKRKVVIEEPNKVDLPKLVSLENLDLEKGGLEKGNLEKNVTTS; encoded by the exons ATGGCAGAAACCCTTCGTTTGGCTGTTGCTGTTATTG GAAATGTTGCATCAGTGTCACTTTATGCTGCACCAAT TGTTACTTTCAAAAGGGTGATAAGGAAAAAAAGCACTGAGGAATTTTCATGTATTCCTTACACTATAGGACTATTGAACTGTCTCCTTTTCACTTGGTATGGATTGCCTATTGTAAGTAACAAGTGGGAAAATTTTCCTCTTGTCACTGTTAATGGAGTTGGAATTGTTTTGGAGCTAGCTTATGttctcatttatttttggtATTCTTCATCCAAAGGAAAG GTGAAAGTAGCCATGATAGCTATACCAATTCTTCTAGTGTTCTGTGCCATTGCTCTTGCATCAGCTTTTGCCTTCCCTGATCATAGTCACAGAAAGCAACTTGTTGGTAGTGTAGGATTGGGGGTGTCAATAGCAATGTATGCTTCTCCTTTGGTTGTTATG AAAAAAGTGATACAAACAAAGAGTGTGGAATTCATGCCACTACCTTTATCATTGTGTTCATTCTTGGCTAGTGTATTGTGGCTTACTTATGGACTTCTCATTAGGGATATATTCGTTGCG GGACCAAGTGTGATTGGAACTCCCTTAGGAATCCTCCAGCTGGTTCTCCACTGCAAATATTGGAAAAGAAAAGTTGTTATTGAAGAACCAAACAAAGTAGATCTTCCTAAGCTTGTAAGCTTAGAGAATTTGGACTTGGAAAAGGGTGGTTTAGAAAAAGGGAACttagaaaagaatgtgacaacTTCTTAG